A window of the Rhizobium brockwellii genome harbors these coding sequences:
- a CDS encoding D-tagatose-bisphosphate aldolase, class II, non-catalytic subunit, translating into MQVHLNELARLRIEGHPRGVTSVCSAHPIVLRAALRHGRQHESTVLIEATCNQVNHLGGYTGMTPSDFASLVMKIAAEEGCPEKLIILGGDHLGPNPWRDRPAEEAMAEAEKMVAAYAEAGFRKIHLDASMGCKGEPVALDDETTAHRAARLAAVAEASAKKTGGAMPVYVIGTEVPPPGGADHALTAIEPTVASAALKTIEVHRRIFAEAGLGQAFARAIGLVVQPGVEFGNQNVILYDRSKIDALKSVLTDEPQFVFEAHSTDYQGTRPLTALVEDGFPILKVGPELTFVLREALYALDAIASDLLPDYCQRPLYAAMEALMLDQPGNWSRHYHGTNAEMRWLRHYSLSDRIRYYWASAEAQDAVRQLCQALRGQIVPLPLLWQHMPAAQEFADAPLDPEQVLIWRVTKSLSDYHAACGVAKN; encoded by the coding sequence ATGCAGGTGCATCTCAACGAACTGGCCAGGCTGAGGATCGAAGGCCACCCGAGAGGCGTGACCTCCGTATGCTCCGCCCATCCGATCGTGCTTCGAGCAGCACTCCGACACGGGCGGCAACACGAGAGCACCGTCCTGATCGAAGCGACCTGCAACCAGGTCAATCACCTCGGCGGCTACACCGGAATGACGCCAAGCGACTTCGCGTCCCTCGTAATGAAGATCGCCGCGGAGGAAGGGTGCCCCGAAAAACTCATCATTCTCGGCGGCGATCATCTCGGCCCCAATCCGTGGCGCGACCGCCCGGCCGAAGAGGCCATGGCCGAGGCCGAGAAGATGGTTGCCGCCTATGCCGAGGCCGGGTTTCGCAAGATTCACCTCGATGCCTCGATGGGCTGCAAGGGCGAACCGGTAGCGCTCGACGACGAAACCACCGCTCATCGCGCCGCCCGGCTTGCGGCGGTCGCCGAGGCATCGGCAAAGAAGACCGGCGGCGCAATGCCGGTTTACGTCATCGGCACCGAAGTGCCGCCGCCAGGCGGGGCCGATCATGCCCTGACAGCGATCGAACCGACAGTGGCCTCAGCGGCGCTGAAGACGATCGAAGTCCACCGCCGGATCTTTGCGGAGGCAGGACTCGGGCAAGCGTTTGCACGGGCCATCGGGCTGGTCGTTCAGCCGGGCGTCGAGTTCGGCAATCAGAATGTCATCCTTTATGATCGCAGCAAGATAGACGCGTTGAAATCGGTGCTCACCGACGAGCCGCAGTTCGTCTTCGAGGCGCATTCGACGGATTATCAGGGGACCCGGCCGTTGACGGCGCTGGTCGAGGACGGCTTTCCCATTCTGAAGGTCGGTCCCGAGCTGACCTTCGTCCTGCGCGAAGCGCTCTACGCGCTGGATGCGATCGCTTCGGACCTCTTGCCCGATTACTGCCAGCGTCCGCTCTATGCGGCGATGGAAGCGCTGATGCTCGATCAGCCGGGCAACTGGAGCCGCCACTACCACGGGACAAACGCCGAGATGCGATGGCTGCGGCATTACTCGCTGTCGGATCGCATCCGCTATTATTGGGCGTCGGCTGAAGCACAAGATGCCGTCCGGCAGCTGTGCCAGGCGCTTCGAGGGCAAATCGTACCGCTGCCCTTGCTTTGGCAGCACATGCCGGCCGCACAGGAATTCGCAGATGCGCCACTCGATCCGGAACAGGTTTTGATCTGGAGAGTGACGAAGAGTCTCTCGGACTATCACGCCGCCTGCGGCGTCGCGAAGAATTAG
- a CDS encoding SDR family oxidoreductase, whose protein sequence is MTELNGKIAAVTGAASGIGLASTEAMLAAGATVVLVDRDEKALETVCSRLGERAIPLKINLLDPGECAGMLEGILSKTGKLDILHANAGTYIGGDLMETDLDTIDRMLNLNVNVVIKNVRNVIPHMIERGTGDIVVTSSVAGHSAIPWEPVYSSSKWAMTCFVQTMRRQLLKSGIRVGSVSPGPVISALLADWPEENLRKAKEAGALIEPKEVADAIIFILTRPRNVTIRDIVVLPSAFDI, encoded by the coding sequence ATGACGGAATTGAATGGGAAGATCGCGGCGGTCACCGGCGCAGCGTCCGGAATAGGACTCGCTTCGACGGAGGCAATGCTTGCCGCCGGCGCGACGGTCGTGCTGGTGGACCGCGATGAGAAGGCCCTTGAGACAGTTTGCTCCCGGCTTGGCGAGCGCGCTATTCCGCTCAAGATCAACTTGCTGGATCCGGGCGAGTGTGCCGGAATGCTCGAGGGCATTCTGTCGAAGACCGGCAAACTCGACATCCTGCATGCCAATGCAGGCACCTATATCGGCGGCGACCTGATGGAAACCGACCTCGATACCATCGATCGGATGCTCAATCTCAACGTCAACGTCGTCATCAAGAACGTTCGAAACGTCATTCCCCACATGATCGAACGTGGCACTGGCGACATTGTCGTCACCAGTTCCGTCGCCGGACATTCGGCGATTCCATGGGAACCGGTCTATTCGTCGTCGAAGTGGGCGATGACCTGCTTCGTCCAGACGATGCGACGCCAGCTGCTGAAAAGTGGCATTCGTGTGGGGTCGGTTTCTCCGGGGCCGGTGATCAGCGCTTTGCTTGCGGATTGGCCGGAGGAAAACCTTCGCAAGGCCAAGGAGGCCGGAGCCTTGATCGAGCCCAAGGAAGTCGCCGACGCCATCATCTTCATACTGACCCGGCCGCGCAACGTCACCATCCGCGACATCGTCGTGCTTCCAAGCGCCTTTGACATTTGA
- a CDS encoding SDR family NAD(P)-dependent oxidoreductase, which produces MSYQQKFRVDGDRAVVTGGGRAIGLCCTEALAEAGAAVVVIERSEADAEQALALRDRGYDIEVRVGDVTDAARMDAIATELADAGRPATILVNNAGIGQSGIPAQDLTDADWLRMMDVNLNGVFWCSRAFGRPMISMKRGAIVNLGSMSGHICNRPQPQTAYNVSKAAVHHLTRSLAAEWAHHGIRVNAVAPTYIETPMVVAVEANRERIPLWLADTPMGRMGTPEEVASAVLFLASGAASLMTGSIVNVDAGFTCW; this is translated from the coding sequence ATGAGCTACCAACAGAAATTTCGCGTCGACGGTGATCGGGCGGTGGTTACGGGGGGAGGGCGTGCGATCGGGCTCTGCTGCACCGAGGCGCTGGCGGAGGCGGGTGCCGCCGTCGTCGTCATCGAACGCAGCGAGGCCGACGCCGAGCAAGCGCTTGCGCTGCGCGACAGAGGCTACGACATCGAAGTCCGGGTCGGCGACGTCACCGACGCGGCTCGAATGGACGCAATCGCAACCGAGCTTGCCGATGCCGGCCGGCCGGCGACGATCCTCGTCAACAATGCCGGAATTGGCCAGAGCGGCATCCCGGCGCAGGATCTCACCGACGCCGATTGGCTGCGCATGATGGACGTCAATCTCAATGGCGTCTTCTGGTGCTCGCGTGCCTTCGGTCGTCCGATGATTTCGATGAAACGGGGCGCCATCGTCAACCTCGGCTCGATGTCTGGGCACATCTGCAACCGGCCTCAGCCTCAGACGGCCTATAACGTCTCCAAGGCGGCCGTCCATCACCTCACGCGCTCTTTGGCCGCCGAGTGGGCGCATCACGGCATCAGGGTAAATGCCGTCGCGCCCACCTACATCGAGACGCCGATGGTGGTGGCCGTCGAAGCCAATCGCGAGCGTATTCCGCTCTGGCTCGCCGATACGCCGATGGGCAGGATGGGAACGCCGGAAGAGGTAGCCAGCGCCGTTCTCTTCCTCGCATCGGGCGCCGCCAGCCTGATGACCGGATCAATCGTCAACGTCGATGCAGGCTTCACCTGCTGGTAG
- a CDS encoding class I fructose-bisphosphate aldolase gives MKSARLNRLFGVSGNCLDVAIDHGMFNERTFLAGIENMKTAIEVIAQAAPDAIQLPPGTAPMLQAIPGKHRPALVLRTDIANIYGNPLPSQLFSEMIDRAVEQGVALDAACVVVNLLMLPDQPEVYRACVRNVNSLKRECEIYGMPLMVEPLVMQDNSKGAYMVDGAIDKILPLVRQAAELGADIIKADPCDNVEEYHRVVEIAQGLPVLVRGGGRVSDQEILIRTKQLMEQGARGIVYGRNVIQHNNPGGMTRALMAIVHDKASVEQASLHIG, from the coding sequence ATGAAATCCGCGCGGTTGAACCGACTTTTCGGCGTGTCTGGAAATTGTCTTGACGTTGCCATCGATCACGGCATGTTCAATGAACGAACTTTCCTCGCCGGCATCGAGAACATGAAGACGGCCATCGAGGTGATCGCGCAAGCGGCGCCGGATGCCATTCAGCTGCCGCCGGGAACGGCACCCATGCTGCAGGCTATTCCCGGCAAGCATCGTCCGGCATTGGTGCTGCGCACCGACATCGCCAACATCTATGGCAATCCCCTGCCGTCTCAGCTGTTTTCCGAAATGATCGACAGGGCGGTGGAACAGGGCGTTGCGTTGGATGCTGCCTGTGTCGTCGTCAATCTTTTGATGCTGCCGGACCAGCCGGAAGTCTACCGCGCCTGCGTGCGCAATGTGAACAGCCTGAAGCGCGAATGCGAGATCTACGGCATGCCGCTGATGGTCGAGCCGCTCGTCATGCAGGACAATTCCAAGGGCGCCTATATGGTCGACGGCGCGATCGACAAGATCCTGCCGCTCGTGCGCCAGGCGGCTGAACTCGGCGCCGATATCATCAAGGCCGACCCCTGCGACAATGTCGAGGAATATCACCGCGTGGTCGAAATCGCCCAGGGCCTGCCGGTGCTGGTGCGCGGCGGCGGCCGCGTTTCCGATCAGGAAATCCTGATCCGCACCAAGCAGTTGATGGAGCAAGGCGCCCGTGGCATCGTCTATGGCCGCAACGTCATTCAACACAATAATCCCGGCGGCATGACGCGGGCCTTGATGGCGATCGTCCATGACAAGGCTTCCGTCGAGCAAGCCTCGCTGCATATTGGCTGA
- a CDS encoding Gfo/Idh/MocA family protein, giving the protein MTKIFRFGVIGCGLMGREFASAAARWLHLADVKARPEIVAVCDTNATLLDWFKDHVPTVRQFTADYRELLANPEVDAVYCAVPHVLHQQFYIDVLKAGKHLLGEKPFGMDAAQNREIMAVLAEHPELLVRCSSEMPFFPGAQKVIALAKSGEMGDIIEVEAGFLHSSDIDRQKPINWKRMAEINGDYGCMGDLGMHVLHVPLRLGWRPTTLHAQLVKKVTARPDGKGGMLPCTTWDNATISSRVRTGDQDFPMVLKTWRIAPGESNTWYIRVLGMKKSAFFSTKSPRQWQWMDYNGGAQAWSTEDLGYGSLFPAITGKIFEFGFADAIQQMWAAFVDELAGGDANGFGCATPAEAQAHHAVLTAALKSGREDVVVPVAYGGASV; this is encoded by the coding sequence ATGACGAAAATATTCCGCTTCGGCGTCATCGGCTGCGGTCTGATGGGGCGCGAATTCGCGAGTGCCGCGGCGCGCTGGCTGCATCTGGCCGATGTGAAGGCGCGACCGGAAATCGTCGCCGTCTGTGATACCAACGCGACGCTGCTCGACTGGTTCAAGGATCATGTACCGACGGTTCGGCAGTTCACCGCCGATTATAGGGAGCTTCTGGCCAATCCCGAGGTCGATGCGGTCTATTGCGCCGTCCCGCATGTGCTGCACCAGCAATTCTACATCGACGTCCTGAAGGCCGGAAAGCATCTTCTCGGCGAAAAACCCTTCGGCATGGACGCCGCGCAGAACCGGGAAATCATGGCGGTGCTGGCCGAGCATCCCGAACTCCTGGTCCGCTGCTCGTCGGAAATGCCGTTCTTCCCCGGCGCACAGAAGGTCATCGCGCTCGCAAAAAGCGGCGAGATGGGGGATATAATCGAAGTCGAGGCGGGTTTCCTGCACTCTTCGGATATCGACCGGCAGAAGCCGATCAACTGGAAGCGCATGGCCGAGATCAATGGCGACTATGGCTGCATGGGTGATCTCGGCATGCATGTGCTGCACGTGCCGCTGCGTCTCGGCTGGCGCCCGACGACCCTCCATGCGCAACTGGTCAAGAAGGTTACCGCACGTCCCGACGGCAAGGGCGGCATGCTGCCCTGCACCACCTGGGACAATGCCACGATCAGCAGCCGCGTACGCACCGGGGATCAGGATTTCCCGATGGTGCTGAAAACCTGGCGCATCGCGCCCGGCGAATCCAACACCTGGTACATCAGGGTTCTCGGCATGAAGAAAAGCGCATTCTTCAGCACGAAGTCGCCGCGCCAGTGGCAGTGGATGGATTATAATGGCGGAGCGCAGGCCTGGAGCACCGAGGATCTCGGTTATGGCTCGCTGTTTCCGGCCATCACAGGCAAGATCTTTGAATTCGGTTTTGCCGACGCCATACAGCAGATGTGGGCGGCCTTCGTCGATGAGCTTGCCGGCGGGGATGCGAACGGTTTCGGCTGTGCGACGCCGGCGGAAGCCCAGGCGCATCATGCGGTCCTGACGGCAGCCCTCAAATCCGGCCGCGAGGACGTCGTCGTACCGGTCGCGTATGGTGGGGCATCCGTCTGA
- a CDS encoding D-lyxose/D-mannose family sugar isomerase produces the protein MQRSEINAALRRATETLERWHWSLPAWGSWTAADFAAHPEVSAYLRAHQLGWDVTDFGSNRFAECGLVLFSLRNGIVDIWGERTYAEKLLFVGEGQVTPTHRHAAKMEDIINRAGGDLVIEFAATDADGNVLTEDVTVPVDGLPHRLAAWEPLVLQPGQSVTIRTGLYHRFYGRKGGGPVLVGEVSQVNDDNSDNFFLEPIGRFAAIEEDEPALRPLWNEGVS, from the coding sequence ATGCAGCGCTCCGAGATCAACGCCGCGTTGCGGCGAGCAACCGAGACCCTCGAGCGCTGGCACTGGTCTCTGCCGGCATGGGGTTCCTGGACGGCGGCGGATTTTGCCGCTCATCCCGAGGTGTCGGCCTATTTGCGCGCTCATCAGCTGGGTTGGGATGTCACCGATTTCGGCTCGAACCGCTTCGCCGAATGCGGCCTCGTGCTGTTTAGCCTGCGCAATGGCATCGTTGATATCTGGGGTGAGCGGACCTATGCCGAAAAGTTGCTCTTCGTTGGCGAAGGGCAGGTTACGCCGACGCACCGTCATGCGGCGAAGATGGAAGACATCATCAATCGCGCCGGCGGCGATCTCGTCATCGAATTCGCCGCAACCGATGCCGATGGCAATGTGCTGACGGAGGATGTGACGGTGCCGGTCGACGGGCTGCCGCACCGGCTCGCTGCATGGGAACCGCTGGTTCTCCAGCCTGGCCAGAGCGTGACGATCCGCACCGGGCTCTACCACCGCTTTTACGGCAGGAAAGGCGGCGGACCTGTCCTTGTCGGCGAGGTCAGCCAGGTCAACGACGACAACAGCGATAATTTCTTTCTGGAGCCGATCGGGCGCTTTGCCGCGATCGAGGAGGACGAGCCGGCGCTCAGACCCTTGTGGAACGAAGGAGTCAGCTGA
- a CDS encoding carbohydrate kinase family protein: MRAGEEVCDRDGQRQGGIVCAGNFIVDRVHTLSYWPEQGNLAHILHQDLGVGGGAANVVTDLASLGFPGKLAAAGCIGADQDGEIVKARLTVAGVDVGGLTALADRVTAHTHVMNVPGQNRTFFYHGGANDAVTDELVSPAAFGKAGYRLFYLGYLMLLPGLDRIGPDGRSGASRLLEAARRAGLTTCVDFVSSEDPEFAAKVGVALPFCDYLIINEMEAGRATGVTVRDAKGDLIEAGFLEAGERLLAAGVAKGAIIHAPETCFWFASGASPIITRSRPVDPDDIVSTVGAGDAFCAAVLYGLHENWPVEHICCVAHAAAARCLKGATATDGIPDMSVLLREAKETNPQSA, encoded by the coding sequence ATGCGAGCCGGGGAGGAGGTTTGCGATCGCGACGGCCAGAGGCAGGGCGGCATCGTCTGCGCGGGAAACTTCATCGTCGATCGCGTCCACACACTGTCCTATTGGCCCGAACAGGGCAATCTCGCCCATATCCTGCACCAGGATCTGGGCGTGGGGGGTGGTGCCGCCAATGTCGTCACCGATCTGGCCTCGCTTGGATTTCCAGGAAAGCTGGCGGCGGCGGGATGCATCGGCGCTGACCAGGACGGAGAAATCGTCAAAGCCCGCCTTACTGTTGCCGGCGTCGATGTCGGTGGGCTGACGGCGCTTGCCGACCGGGTGACGGCGCATACGCATGTCATGAATGTGCCCGGCCAGAACCGGACCTTCTTCTATCATGGCGGCGCCAACGATGCCGTCACGGATGAGCTTGTCTCACCCGCGGCCTTCGGCAAGGCCGGCTATCGGCTGTTCTATCTCGGCTACCTCATGCTGTTGCCGGGTCTCGACCGCATTGGCCCCGACGGCCGTTCGGGAGCATCGCGCCTGCTGGAAGCGGCGCGGCGCGCCGGGCTTACGACCTGTGTGGATTTCGTATCGAGCGAAGACCCGGAATTTGCGGCCAAGGTCGGCGTCGCTCTGCCCTTCTGCGATTATCTGATCATCAACGAGATGGAGGCGGGTCGGGCAACCGGCGTTACCGTTCGCGATGCGAAGGGAGATTTGATCGAGGCGGGGTTTTTGGAAGCGGGCGAGCGCCTGCTTGCGGCGGGCGTCGCCAAGGGCGCGATCATCCATGCGCCGGAAACCTGCTTCTGGTTTGCATCAGGCGCTTCCCCGATCATCACGCGTTCACGACCTGTCGATCCCGATGACATCGTCAGTACCGTCGGCGCAGGAGACGCTTTCTGCGCCGCCGTGCTCTACGGCCTGCATGAGAACTGGCCGGTCGAGCATATCTGCTGCGTCGCCCATGCCGCAGCTGCGCGTTGCCTCAAGGGGGCGACAGCCACCGATGGCATCCCCGACATGTCCGTTCTTCTTCGCGAGGCGAAGGAGACGAACCCGCAATCCGCTTAG
- a CDS encoding L-iditol 2-dehydrogenase produces the protein MTYAETARLSGKVALVTGGASGIGKAVCERFAAEGARVVVADLDGERCARVAEAIGPQAWGVALDVTSQDSIEEAARFTISTAGKIDILVNAAGIYEVESILEISRERTARVFQVNIEGLIFMTQAVARHMVERGEGGRIINFSSQAGRRGEGPAVAYCASKAAVISITQSCALELIRYGINVNAIAPGVVDTPMWDVVDAKLGSREGLEPGDVKRRVAAAVPAGRFGAPQEQAAMAAFLAGPDAAYIVAQCYNVDGGNVMS, from the coding sequence ATGACGTATGCGGAAACGGCGCGGCTCTCCGGCAAGGTGGCATTGGTCACGGGGGGAGCGAGCGGCATCGGCAAGGCGGTCTGCGAACGCTTCGCCGCCGAAGGCGCGAGGGTTGTCGTAGCGGATCTCGATGGTGAACGATGCGCACGGGTGGCGGAAGCGATCGGCCCTCAGGCCTGGGGTGTGGCGCTTGATGTAACCAGCCAGGACAGCATCGAAGAAGCTGCCCGCTTCACTATATCAACCGCCGGCAAGATCGACATCCTGGTCAATGCCGCCGGCATTTACGAGGTCGAGTCCATTCTGGAAATATCCCGGGAGCGCACCGCTAGGGTATTTCAGGTCAATATCGAAGGCCTGATCTTCATGACGCAGGCCGTTGCCCGGCACATGGTGGAGAGAGGGGAAGGTGGACGCATCATCAACTTCTCGTCCCAGGCTGGGCGTCGGGGCGAAGGACCGGCCGTGGCTTACTGCGCTTCCAAGGCGGCCGTCATCAGCATCACGCAAAGCTGCGCTCTGGAGCTGATCCGTTATGGCATCAACGTCAACGCCATCGCTCCCGGCGTCGTCGATACGCCGATGTGGGATGTCGTTGATGCAAAGCTCGGCAGCCGGGAAGGTTTGGAACCCGGTGACGTCAAGCGCCGCGTGGCCGCCGCCGTCCCGGCCGGACGATTTGGCGCCCCCCAAGAACAAGCTGCGATGGCGGCCTTCCTGGCCGGACCCGATGCAGCATACATCGTGGCGCAGTGCTACAATGTCGATGGCGGCAATGTCATGAGCTGA
- a CDS encoding zinc-dependent alcohol dehydrogenase family protein, with protein sequence MRAVRLESIGSLTMRSVEKPVAGPGELLVRVAAAGICGSDRHMYKGEYPTAIPVTLGHEFSGIVEGIGDGVTRFTGGELVTVDPNIACGTCRACTQARPNLCESLTAIGVTRDGGFAEYVAVPHAQAFILPADLDPVHGAFSEPLACCIHAIDKARIRPGDSVAILGGGVIGLLMVQLARLAGAGEIILITRQQSRRQTALRLGATHAFDPISSATITSVREVTKGGADVVIECAGVSDTLQSGLKMARRGGTFVLFGVTPAGVEVPVLPFDLLVNEVDIRPAYLNPFTHSRAAAMVASGALELDALVTKTIGLEEVADVVGNAPLPGEIKVIVRP encoded by the coding sequence ATGAGGGCTGTACGCTTGGAGTCGATCGGGTCTTTGACCATGCGCAGCGTCGAGAAGCCGGTTGCCGGGCCAGGCGAGCTGCTGGTCCGGGTTGCGGCGGCCGGCATCTGCGGTTCCGATCGCCACATGTACAAGGGCGAATATCCGACAGCGATCCCCGTGACGCTGGGCCACGAATTCTCCGGAATCGTCGAAGGGATCGGCGATGGGGTGACACGGTTTACCGGCGGTGAGTTGGTGACGGTCGACCCGAATATTGCCTGCGGCACCTGTCGGGCTTGCACTCAGGCGCGGCCGAACTTGTGCGAGAGCCTGACCGCCATCGGGGTGACACGGGATGGCGGCTTTGCAGAATATGTGGCGGTGCCGCACGCGCAAGCCTTCATCCTGCCGGCCGACCTCGATCCCGTTCACGGCGCCTTCAGTGAACCGCTGGCCTGCTGTATCCACGCCATCGACAAGGCAAGGATCCGTCCGGGCGACAGCGTCGCGATCCTCGGCGGGGGCGTGATCGGCCTGCTCATGGTGCAACTGGCTCGCCTGGCTGGGGCAGGCGAGATCATTTTGATAACGCGGCAGCAATCCAGACGCCAAACGGCTCTGCGCCTAGGGGCGACGCACGCCTTCGATCCCATCTCTTCAGCTACAATCACTTCTGTTCGAGAGGTCACGAAAGGCGGCGCGGACGTGGTCATCGAGTGCGCCGGCGTCAGCGATACGCTGCAAAGCGGTCTGAAAATGGCGCGGCGCGGTGGTACCTTCGTGCTTTTCGGGGTCACACCGGCGGGTGTCGAGGTGCCGGTTCTGCCCTTCGATCTGCTGGTAAACGAAGTCGATATCAGGCCGGCCTACCTCAACCCCTTCACCCATTCGCGCGCTGCGGCAATGGTCGCGAGCGGGGCGTTGGAGCTGGATGCATTGGTCACCAAAACCATCGGTCTCGAGGAGGTCGCCGACGTGGTGGGCAACGCGCCATTGCCAGGCGAGATCAAGGTCATCGTCCGGCCCTAG
- a CDS encoding LacI family DNA-binding transcriptional regulator: protein MTTSIRHIAKLAGTSVSSVSRVLNNSGYASPELRERVEAAIRTLNYTPSKGARMLRGAPSRMIGLMLPSIEVPFFGILAHAIEQELFQHGYQTLICSTAENMDHEVRYISMLLAQRVDGVIVASAFGSIEHFGVLRDAGIPIIAIDRELSGIADDAVMADHEEGGRLMARHLIDLGHRAIAIVGAPAHSQPIQLRLQGITAEMAKDGIAPATVAMAEEHSFAETYRLARELLASRPEVTAIIGTTDVSAIAAIHAIQDRGFSVPGDYSVVGFDDLPEAAYVFPRLTTVAQPIRDVGQQAARLLEALIEEHQTGDESRQGAIVKVPVTLIERDSTGPVRN, encoded by the coding sequence GTGACGACCAGCATCAGACATATCGCTAAACTTGCAGGAACATCGGTCTCTTCGGTCTCGCGCGTGCTCAACAACAGCGGTTATGCCTCGCCTGAGCTCAGGGAGCGGGTCGAGGCGGCCATCCGAACGCTGAACTACACGCCCAGCAAGGGTGCCCGTATGCTGCGCGGTGCACCAAGCCGGATGATCGGACTGATGCTGCCGTCGATCGAGGTGCCTTTCTTCGGCATCCTCGCCCATGCGATCGAACAGGAACTGTTCCAGCATGGCTATCAGACGCTGATCTGCAGCACGGCGGAAAATATGGACCATGAGGTGCGCTACATCTCGATGCTGCTCGCCCAGCGCGTCGACGGCGTCATCGTGGCAAGCGCCTTCGGCAGCATCGAGCATTTCGGGGTGCTGCGGGACGCTGGCATTCCGATCATCGCCATTGACCGCGAGCTGAGCGGCATCGCTGACGACGCTGTCATGGCCGATCACGAGGAAGGCGGACGGCTGATGGCGCGCCATCTGATCGATCTCGGCCACCGGGCAATCGCCATCGTCGGCGCGCCGGCCCACAGCCAGCCGATCCAGCTTCGCCTTCAGGGCATCACGGCGGAGATGGCGAAAGATGGGATCGCGCCTGCCACCGTGGCGATGGCGGAAGAGCACAGCTTTGCAGAGACCTACCGGTTGGCGCGGGAGCTGCTGGCGTCTCGACCTGAGGTCACCGCGATCATCGGCACGACCGACGTTTCGGCGATTGCCGCAATCCATGCCATCCAGGATCGCGGATTTTCCGTTCCGGGCGACTATTCGGTCGTGGGCTTCGACGATCTGCCGGAGGCCGCCTACGTCTTTCCACGGCTGACAACGGTCGCACAGCCGATCCGCGATGTTGGACAGCAGGCAGCACGGCTGCTGGAAGCGCTGATCGAGGAGCACCAAACAGGAGACGAATCTCGGCAAGGCGCGATCGTAAAAGTGCCGGTCACCCTGATCGAACGCGATTCCACCGGCCCCGTCCGCAACTGA
- a CDS encoding Pnap_2097 family protein, producing the protein MSAVLLDFTPAGPSARDLMERALDPHILLGMPHLNGNGLSETWLMKELGHRHWLMLACHLGLDNADFRTADGEEAYAAICATSLTDARFDVVQANDILTIHSRLSAVSRTRMSTRHELSVHGISVGAIELISTFVHRTIKDNNHSIARVTLPEPQGERFQPSRLAEKAADIRNGRSATHFGFQVPANKTLRAFQFDPSASQEFNGAGLFYFAEYQALADRALENWFPLKGPVVRKDVFFLGNIERNESVFFDLLDFSDEQKTVHGQLRRENGKVIAKIFGTWKSLC; encoded by the coding sequence ATGAGCGCAGTCCTTCTCGACTTTACGCCCGCAGGACCTTCAGCACGCGACCTGATGGAACGTGCCCTTGATCCGCATATATTGCTGGGCATGCCCCATCTGAATGGAAACGGGCTATCGGAGACCTGGTTGATGAAGGAGCTCGGCCATCGTCACTGGCTGATGCTTGCCTGTCATCTCGGGCTCGACAATGCGGATTTCAGAACGGCCGATGGAGAAGAGGCCTATGCCGCGATCTGTGCAACGTCACTGACGGATGCACGTTTTGATGTCGTGCAGGCAAACGACATTTTGACCATCCACTCGAGACTGTCCGCAGTCTCGCGAACCCGGATGTCGACCCGACACGAGTTGTCCGTCCACGGAATAAGCGTCGGCGCGATCGAACTCATCTCAACCTTCGTTCACAGAACGATCAAAGACAACAATCACTCGATCGCCCGCGTGACGTTGCCTGAGCCGCAGGGAGAGCGGTTCCAACCCAGCCGTCTGGCTGAGAAGGCTGCAGACATCCGGAATGGGCGGTCAGCAACGCATTTCGGGTTTCAGGTCCCCGCCAACAAAACGCTCAGAGCCTTTCAGTTCGATCCCAGCGCCTCGCAGGAGTTCAACGGCGCAGGCCTGTTTTACTTTGCCGAGTATCAGGCATTGGCCGATCGCGCCTTGGAAAATTGGTTTCCCCTGAAGGGGCCGGTCGTCCGAAAAGACGTTTTCTTCCTTGGAAATATCGAACGAAATGAAAGCGTCTTCTTCGACCTCCTTGATTTTTCTGACGAGCAAAAAACTGTCCATGGGCAGCTACGACGCGAAAATGGGAAGGTGATCGCCAAAATATTCGGCACCTGGAAAAGTCTTTGCTGA